In the genome of Solibacillus silvestris, one region contains:
- a CDS encoding phosphoglycerate dehydrogenase (catalyzes the formation of 3-phosphonooxypyruvate from 3-phospho-D-glycerate in serine biosynthesis; can also reduce alpha ketoglutarate to form 2-hydroxyglutarate), protein MTATQLIEKATKTINVFIADPLSDDGIFPLRQETELDLNIIVDTGLAPEQLIARIADVDVLLVRSQTTVTREVIEAAKNLKLIGRAGVGVDNIDLNAATEHGIIVVNAPDGNTNSAAEHTIAMMTSLARFIPQAFNTLKNGKWDRKSYVGVELKNKTLGVIGMGRIGAEVAYRAKGQRMDVIAYDPFLTEERAKELGITKGTVDEVCAAADFVTVHTPLLPETRNIINKERFAIMKDGVRIINCARGGIINEDDLYDAIVEGKVAGAALDVFVQEPATDHKLLTLPQVIATPHLGASTVEAQESVAVDVSNDIIKFFKTGTVTNPVNMPSIPKEKLAEVEPFFALAEKLGKFLIQVTEESIKQLNISYAGEVANFDVRPLTANAIKGLLSTNHGSHVNDVNARYLAERIGIQINEHKTTTAKGFTNLITVEIVTETETHTVAGTLLNGLGARIVKVEGFVVDVIPNGNLLYIKNQDKPGSIGRVATKLAEKDINIATMQVGRDQIGGSAVMMLVVDNEVTTEDLIFVAQLENIDEVKAITL, encoded by the coding sequence ATGACAGCGACACAATTAATCGAAAAGGCGACAAAAACAATTAACGTATTTATTGCAGATCCATTAAGTGATGACGGTATTTTTCCGCTTCGTCAAGAAACAGAATTAGATTTAAATATCATTGTTGATACAGGGCTGGCACCTGAACAATTAATCGCTCGTATTGCGGATGTGGATGTATTACTTGTCCGCTCTCAAACAACGGTTACACGCGAAGTCATTGAAGCAGCGAAAAACCTGAAATTAATCGGGCGTGCGGGTGTCGGTGTTGATAACATCGATTTAAATGCCGCAACAGAACACGGAATTATTGTTGTAAACGCTCCAGACGGGAACACGAACTCTGCGGCTGAGCATACAATTGCAATGATGACATCTCTTGCCCGCTTTATACCACAAGCATTCAATACATTAAAAAATGGAAAATGGGATCGTAAGTCTTATGTTGGGGTTGAACTTAAAAACAAAACATTAGGTGTTATCGGAATGGGCCGTATCGGTGCCGAAGTGGCTTACCGTGCAAAAGGTCAACGTATGGACGTAATTGCCTATGACCCATTTTTAACTGAAGAACGTGCAAAAGAATTAGGCATTACAAAAGGTACTGTCGACGAAGTATGTGCAGCAGCAGACTTTGTAACGGTTCATACACCACTTTTACCTGAAACACGTAATATCATTAACAAAGAACGTTTTGCCATTATGAAAGACGGTGTACGTATTATCAACTGTGCTCGCGGCGGAATCATTAACGAAGATGATCTATACGACGCGATTGTTGAAGGCAAAGTAGCAGGTGCCGCACTTGATGTATTCGTACAAGAGCCTGCAACAGACCATAAACTATTAACTTTGCCACAGGTGATTGCAACACCTCACTTAGGTGCATCTACAGTAGAAGCACAAGAATCAGTAGCAGTCGATGTATCAAACGATATTATTAAATTCTTTAAAACAGGTACTGTAACAAATCCAGTAAACATGCCATCTATTCCGAAAGAAAAGCTTGCTGAAGTAGAGCCGTTCTTCGCATTAGCTGAAAAGCTTGGTAAGTTTTTAATCCAAGTTACTGAAGAAAGCATCAAACAATTAAATATTTCTTATGCTGGTGAAGTTGCAAACTTTGATGTACGTCCATTAACGGCAAATGCCATTAAAGGACTGCTTTCAACGAACCACGGCTCTCACGTAAATGACGTAAACGCACGATACTTGGCTGAGCGTATTGGCATTCAAATTAATGAACATAAAACAACAACTGCTAAAGGCTTCACAAATTTAATCACGGTTGAAATCGTAACAGAAACAGAAACACATACAGTTGCTGGTACGTTATTAAATGGTCTTGGTGCCCGTATCGTTAAAGTAGAAGGCTTCGTGGTTGATGTCATTCCAAACGGCAACTTGCTTTACATTAAAAACCAAGATAAGCCAGGTTCAATCGGCCGTGTTGCTACTAAGTTGGCCGAAAAAGATATTAATATCGCAACAATGCAAGTAGGTCGCGATCAAATTGGCGGCTCTGCAGTCATGATGCTTGTCGTTGATAACGAAGTTACAACAGAAGATTTAATTTTTGTAGCACAACTTGAAAATATCGATGAAGTAAAAGCCATTACACTTTAA
- a CDS encoding xylanase, whose amino-acid sequence MRKILYFLLIVFCIIGVSLVNNERVHAAAPSATIKITTKETEVFDETLQKKLITLSKATPVIVLSEADGWTEIQYKTVIGYIPSEYLKSASPQYMLVQAKEEPLVRVTNNLQSEIKGKLHLNTIVELYGSATADFVFVKYGKLAGFVNQQALVKPVSKAMIVKSSADLVVREIASSSSQEIGVLRKNSSVTMLTNLKGWAFVTTDKLSGYVLTNGLITPPVEKEKPVKPVTPKPATDKKIALTFDDGPHPKVTKQILKTLEKYDAKATFFVVGQEVKEHPEILKAVYNAGHEIGNHTFNHEKLTTLQPEDIKLQIQSTDAIIKSTIGQRATVFRPPYGSYDETITDQLNVPNVLWTIDTLDWKHRDSKKTVLAVKEGAKNGSIVLMHDIHQTTADALDEILATLQKQGYEFVTVSELLGK is encoded by the coding sequence TTGAGAAAAATACTTTATTTCTTATTAATTGTTTTCTGTATCATTGGTGTTTCTCTAGTAAATAACGAGCGTGTTCATGCAGCAGCCCCTTCTGCCACAATTAAAATCACAACAAAAGAGACCGAAGTGTTCGATGAGACGTTACAAAAAAAATTGATTACTTTGTCAAAAGCAACGCCCGTTATCGTACTTTCAGAAGCGGACGGATGGACTGAAATCCAATACAAAACGGTGATCGGCTATATTCCAAGTGAATATTTAAAGTCTGCATCCCCTCAATATATGCTCGTACAAGCGAAAGAAGAGCCACTTGTGCGTGTGACGAATAATCTACAGAGCGAAATTAAAGGAAAACTCCATTTAAATACAATTGTAGAGCTTTACGGGTCTGCAACAGCCGACTTTGTTTTCGTAAAATACGGAAAGCTTGCGGGCTTTGTAAATCAGCAGGCTCTTGTAAAACCTGTTTCAAAAGCAATGATCGTCAAAAGTTCAGCCGATTTAGTTGTAAGGGAAATCGCTAGTTCTTCGAGTCAGGAAATCGGTGTGTTACGTAAAAACAGCTCTGTTACAATGCTCACAAATTTAAAAGGCTGGGCATTTGTCACAACGGATAAATTATCAGGCTATGTGCTGACAAATGGACTGATTACACCGCCTGTCGAAAAAGAAAAACCGGTAAAACCAGTCACTCCTAAACCAGCAACCGATAAGAAAATCGCCTTAACCTTCGATGATGGACCCCATCCAAAAGTGACAAAACAAATTTTAAAAACACTAGAAAAATACGATGCAAAGGCAACATTTTTTGTTGTGGGGCAAGAGGTGAAGGAACATCCTGAAATTTTAAAAGCGGTCTATAACGCAGGGCATGAAATTGGCAATCATACATTTAATCATGAAAAACTGACAACATTGCAACCAGAGGATATAAAACTGCAAATCCAGTCAACCGATGCAATTATTAAATCGACTATCGGTCAACGGGCAACCGTCTTCCGCCCGCCATATGGAAGCTATGACGAAACGATTACTGACCAATTAAATGTTCCGAATGTGCTGTGGACAATTGATACACTTGACTGGAAGCATCGTGACTCGAAAAAAACGGTACTTGCAGTAAAAGAAGGTGCAAAAAATGGCAGTATCGTATTAATGCATGATATTCACCAGAC